tattaacatttctGTGCATGTTTTATCACATTAAGATTTCATGACAGTAATAATTTACACagagatttctttaaatttaataaatatcctAGTAGCAAAATACATTGGCAGTATATTGGCTATTATTGGCTAATATTGGttaaatattggttatattgggAATGCATTGGCCAATGTTTTCCCAATGTTTCCCAATGTAACAccaatattgattaaaatattggctccaaattaaaatgcaattaatgtccaatataaaaaattgattggttCAATACTGGCCCAATGCTGAACcaatattgaaccaatatttcttcttagacaaattggctaaataagataaagcgtcaactttacaatattggaccaatattgggaatattgtttttatattactctGCAATATTGCGCCAATGTTTTTTGCTACTAGGGTAGTTTTGTTTGACTATTTTaagcatatattatatatattctattctaatatattattatatactattatcacatattaataatatattattataatatattgtttaatatattatataattactaatataGGTTACActattatatactattatatcttatactattatatactaatatagcttatattattatatactattaacatagtttacatattatatactattacattatgttataaacggtttattcaatttaaagaaatttttctctctgtgtgaacattaacttttaatatttaaaacataaatctaAATTGGTCAGAATAcataaaatgcatattttagattattatgaaaactattataaaaactagaaCCTACGACAACCTACGAGAACCTACGAGAACCTACGACAAACTAAGTCAGGAGATATACCTATGTCTGATTTGACATCCAAAAGTGAGGTGAAAATTTGTTAGAAATGTAGTAACAAACGATCAGGGCGCTATGCATACTATGACAAAACACGTTCACGATCTGACACCGTTATTGGTCGCTATGCTTTCCTAATGATCTGCATTAGAAAGAGATAACAATTCATATTAATGACAGTTATCCTTTTCAGTGACGGATACTCCATTACTTTCAGCAGTCTATTTTAGGAAGTCTATGCGTTCGATTACTatagaccttatagatatCTATGCCGATTACGATAAACTTAAACTACGATTGAATTTAGAGTTAGAACATATTCCGGTGTACCAGCGTCACTAGTGCCACTatttggtactacatttctaacagattttcgTCTCACTCAAAACCATGGAAATCTCTTGGTTCTAGTCTCCATAATCATAAAGCccgctttctctttttaaattttttatcatcaaatttatttttaagcttGGGCCACATTTTAGTTTCATAgtttttgtcattattttataatttaatagaagtAGAGCCTTTCCATCTATACGGTGTTTTCTAAATAGGTATATCTCCTGACTGAACTCTGGGTCCGTATTACCCGTACTAATGAAGTTTATCACGTCGTCAATTGTCCAGGTTAATGGATTCGAACGAttctctgtaaaataaaaagtactaatattattaaatccgtttaaatataattaataatactattaataattatcattaaaagcACCTATTTTTTCTGTTACTTTCTGTCTATTAATATCTGCATCGTTGTCCTCTGTTAGATCGATTAtcctatatttataaacagattgattaacaaaataagaaatgtgACGGAGAAATTAATCGCAATTGTACTACGTCattacgtacatacatatattatatacataagtatatatatatatatatatatatatatatatatatatactatttatatatatatatatactatttatatatatatttacgtaataataatatttattttcattaatgtaacattaacCTCCCTTtgctttactttttaaaaacatagaaTTACATTCTATTTAACTGTATACTGCGATGATtggtaagaaattttattatatgcacATAcagctttatatatttatatttttattaaataattgtgaaattaaaattatgtaaattaactttaagttatataaatataaatatttaagttatataaatatttataatatattattttgtaactatttatattaacatatatcttttaataaatatagcaTTGCTAATAAGTATTGCATTATAACGTTgcttaaaaactaattaaaattacaattagaaaataaaattgttttagaatAAACCAATGCATTCCTTTGTTATCGAAATTATAGATACGTAGCTTGCTCTTTCTATTacatagttaattttattataaataattgtctatatgtaaaaaaatgatttgtttattattacttcGTAGTCATcaaatcacatttgtttttaaaatgttcatttttagtatttttattttataaacattttattgtttaatgcataaaaacgtattatattatttaaaaagaagttcaatttaataacttaattttaaaaaaagttgctAAGAATGAGCTAcaggattttttaataataattcttaaacaaaaaataaaaataaaatttaaaaaagtacatttaatAGAAAAGTGTTTTCTATAAGATGATAtagaagtttttataataatgttgcgCATTTTGTAACAATGCTTCTGAAATCTAAAAAAAGTGTCCAagaaattaagatattaaaattgtatatcttaaaaacaaaagcaatatttaaaaataaagaaaaattaaaaataaacaaaacacttttataaaataccttaaggaaaaaattaagaaaaaccgtgtaaattgtacattttatattatcgttTCTGAAGATTTCGTTTctagcaaattttatataaaaaaagtaaataaatgtataaaatagagacatttattctttctattatctaataatagaaagataacgtttttattaatatttataaggtgcaattttgtttagttttaagcaataaattaagtttatgtaAGGAAAcgttatagaaaatttttatttaatattgatttaatatttatgttagaattattatatatttgaaataataatctaggacaaatatttagataaaatttaatttttaataataatttaagattttaataaattatttaaaataatatttacgttacacttattttatgtttctgtaataattattttacatttaaaaaattgtttaaaataataatattaaaaaaaatattcaattatggTATTTctaatcttgaaatttatataactttaaatttacataaccttcataactttaattatcttttaaaaatttttaaatatgtgctTACTCGTGAACTTGCTCCTTTTCAGCTTGCTCCTTTTCAATTGGACATCTTTTTGATGATCTTGCGGCATTATCGTCTACTTCTTTCGGAGTcgttattctatatttataaatagattgattaaaaaaataaaaaatgtaacggaaaaataacatttaatagaaAAGTGTTTTCTATAAGATGATAtagaagtttttataataatgttgcgCATTTTGTAACAATGCTTCTGAAATCTAAAAAAAGTGTCCAagaaattaagatattaaaattgtatatcttaaaaacaaaagcaatatttaaaaataaagaaaaattaaaaataaacaaaacactTCTATAAAATaccttaagaaaaaaattaagaaagaccatgtaaattgtacattttatattatcgttTCTGAAGATTTCGTTTctagcaaattttatataaaaaaagtaaataaatgtataaaatagagAGACATTTATTCTTTCCATTATCTAATAATAGAAAGAtaacgtttttattaatatttataaggtgcaattttgtttagttttaagcaataaattaagtttatgtaAGGAAAcgttatagaaaatttttatttaatattgatttaatatttatgttagaataattatatatttgaaataataatctaggacaaatatttagataaaatttaatttctaataataatttaagattttaataaattatttaaaataatatttacgttacacttattttatgtatctgtaataattattttacatttaaaaaattgtttaaaataataatattaaaaaaaatatttaattatggtATTTctaatcttgaaatttatataactttaaatttacataaccttcataactttaattatcttttaaaaatttttaaatatgtgctTACTCGTGAACTTGCTCCTTTTCAGCTTGCTCCTTTTCAATTGGACATCTTTTTGATGATCTTGCGGCATTATCGTCTACTTCTTTCGGAGTcgttattctatatttataaatagattgattaaaaaaataaaaaatgtaacggaAAAATAACAAACTAAAACAATTGCGAGAAGTTGCAGTTTTTCTAGTTTGTTATTTCTCCATTATTAAGccaaaattaacattaaaatagttattgttaaagtcttattataatatatgtatgattACCCATGAATCTTTATCAGGTGtctctttatattatacatattataatctGGGATGGTTTCCAAGCATATTTTACACTGCGCTACATGTTCTTTTGGACGCATATAGTCCCATACCCAGTGTATAAATTTGTCTTGAAGACGTTGTTTTTCTGATAGTGTTAGTTTATCTTGATGGCAATGACGCAAATGTTCTAAAACTTCTTGATTGACTTGCAAACTGTATTTTTTGGGGCAGTATTTACATATTGCCCTATTTTCTTTTGAAGTGAAATGACACCGAATCCACCGACGTAATGgaatattttctgtttctttattattttctgtaatagtgtacaattatgaaataaatacgtttttaattctattataattgtattaatgtcAAAAAATACATGCGTTTGTAATTATGGAGTAGAGGGGCTTCCTCATTGATTTTGACGAAACTTTATAGTTTTGTCTATTTTGGTGCGTAGAACAAGAATCCATAAGTTAAAAATGAACAAAACTGTAAAGTTTCCTCAAAATTGGTGAGGGAGCCCCAGTTGTGTGAATTTGGAACCccactttaaaaaaagtaatttttttaaaagaaatgttagGATTTTGTTTGTAGATGTTTGTAGtagatttctttttgtttttagttGCATTGTTCAACATATAGCTGCgctcaaaaaattaaaattaagattttttaatctgCTTTTTCCATGTGTTTCATAATCGTGTGTAGTTGTTTGTAatgcttttctttttgtttgtaGTTTTATCGTTAACaagttataaacatttgtttaaacatcCAAAGTGTGAACATTGTTAATtactaagatttttttaatgcactttttttaatgtgatccagaatcgtatgtagttgtttGTAGTAATTTTGGAATTGTTGATAGTTGTATCTTTATAGGATATAGTTGTTTGAACGATAATTTATCAACAACAAACTTCATTAATTATGaagagtttttaaatttactttgttCGTGTCATTtataatcgtttgtagtggtTTGTAGTACTTTGCTTTTCGTTTGTAGTTGCACCGTTCAAGAGTTATAgacatttgtttaaacatcCAAAGCGTAAACATTGTTAATTACTAAGATTTTTCTAATGCACTTTTTCCATCTGATTCAGAATTGTTTGTCGTTGTTTGTAGTACTTTTCATTTTGTTTATAGTTTCACcgttaaaaagttgtaaatgttttttaaaaatccaaagcgtttaattaattactaaagtttgttaaattttcttcttccATGTTATTCAAAATCGTTTGTAGTTTTTTGTAGTGCTTATTGTTTTGATGTAGTtttatcgttaaaaagttataagcATTTGTTTAAACATCCAAAGcttcaacatttttaattactaagatttttttaaatacgctTTTTCCATGTAATTCGGAATCGTTTGTAATTGTTTGTAGTGCTTTCATTTTTGTTTGCGGCTGCACtgcaagaattataattatttagacaATTTGccaaaagagatttttttcattgttatttacggcattcttaaattatgataaactaTGTCAAACACggtttttgataaaaaaaagtttctaacaaaattaaatatgaaatttaagtAGCTTTTTGTACGCTACTAAATAAACActgtaataatcaatttaaaaaataacttgctGTAAGATAAGTAGCGTAAAGCTCAAAATctttaaactaataaaaaaattaatgctattaaaAGTTGATTGGACAATAttaacacacacgcacgcacgcacgcacgcacgcacgcgcaattaataaaatttttctttatttgccAAATTGTTTAATCCTTAAAAGTCACATAGGATGACGtaaatttcaacatttcttCAAATGCTAACCGCGACgacactttttaattttttcatgcaAAACAATTACTGCGTAAAGTTCAatcacttaaaaatataaggacTTATTACATcatgaaattgtaattaaaatagtgaaGAAGATTAGAGAAgcgaaacaaaataaattagaattatcaATGCGAAAATTGATAGAATTTAACAGGCTCAGTTACCTTTAAggattaaacaaatattatttgaacaatgcaactacaaacaaaaaaattatcaaaaacgAATATAAACGATTCAGAATCATATACGGAAATaagcaaatttgaaaaattatgattattatagaataattaaatatttaaataaatatccaaCATTTACAACTACTGAATACAATTATTAACGAAAAGAAGAGCATTACAAATAActacaaacaattttaaataatacagaaaaagCGCATgtcaaaaatgttaataattaccTAAATCTGTTTTTggatatttaaacaaatgtttataacgTCTGAACAATGtaacaacaaataaaaagaaaaccattgcaaacaactacaaacgattccGAGTCACATGGAAaaagctcattaaaaaaatcttagtaatttataatgttgACGCTTTGGACGGTCGGGCGACACCGAAGACAATACGGGAAATTAGGCAGGCTCTCCTCTCTCATCACTCCTCCACCACTCTCCGCGACTCCACCGCCACTCTCGCGGGGTATAAAAGGAGAACGAGAGCAGAGGAGAGCATCTTTTTTCCGCAAGCCCACCGAGCACACCGAGTCCGCTCGGTACAAACTTGCTCCTAAGTAATCCGGCAAGCAGGGGTCTGAGATTTCTCGGCCTCAGTCAGGAATTTCCCGATCGCCGGCTCCCGAATCATATCCCGTACCGATACGCGCAAAACCGAGTTGAGGACTTTCTTCGCCTCGGCCGGGCTATACCGGCTGGAAGCGTACACATCCCAAATCCTAAAAATCTCCGCAGCTACAGGGGTGTAGGCTCTCCCGCCTCGGCCAGGTCTTTCCCGGCTAGCCGCAATTTAAAACCAAAAACTACAGCTGTCCGCAAAAAGAACAGCTGATCGGCCCACCGAAGGCCGCACGTTCGAACACACAAGACAAACGCGAAGCACCGCACAAAGCGGAAACGGCGATAATCAGccgaaatatatgtataagatttTACGAATAGAATAAAACCATTTctcttattaaatacaaagCTGTGTCTCCAGATTTGTCTCCCTCCCTGGTTCCCGACTGCAGGCTATCCGCGCACTGGCCCGgaggggaggaaaaaaagacaGGTCGTTACAAATCTTAGTAATTAACAATGTTCacgttttaaaagtttaagcaaatgtttataatcttttaaagataaaactaCAAACAAATCGAAAAGCTCTACACacaactacaaacgattctAAATCACATAGAAAAaaggcatttaaaaaattcctgtaAAGAaacattactttaaaaaaatagggTTTCAAGTTCACACAACTGGGAGCCCCTCTTCTCCATAATtaccattaattttttaataaataaatcaaaacaataaattttagaatattaattaaatttttatatatttaatatttatatatattaattatacaattataattattattttattacataaatatattatattattaataattatattataatattaataattattactattatattaaaatatttattaataataaaatatttatagataacctaaattttttaataaataaataaagactaaAGTTTaccgaaataaaatttttaaatgattaaaattaatttattaaataaattattttatttataaataaaaatactataattaataagtaccatgtattaatcttattttaaaattattttaaagaaaaaaaaaataatttaatttatataaagtccaatgtatacttaatttttcaataaaaataatttaaaaaaaaagttaattaaatattatactaatgaattttatttattttaattaaaattttatattttttatatagatttatttttctaatgaattttcaattaattttataaatttttaccattttttaattttttttttgtcaatgttaactattttttattatccatATCTAaactcataaaattttttaattttctttaaaatctcttcaatgtaaataaattatttttattaaactaaaatttaattaatctactACTCAAAATCCTCCTTTAAtttccttttaatatttaaaaactaattttttttaatacataaaataaataaaaataagtaagcTAACATAAGCTATTAGGCTCATACCCTAAATATAGACCAATTAATCTCTTATTTATCTCTAATTTTCTAACTAAATAATAGGCCTGAAAAGGATTTATTCGCTTAGAATTAGGGTCATGTGGATCTATTatcaataatgatttttttcacttatcaACTTCATGAAAATGACGAgcaatttgtacatatttattaattaattttaattctttatatttaaaaaaattactattaaattctattttatataattcattaaaattatacttatcatcttaaaaaaaaatgtaactcaTTTATAATCCTAAATATTCtacattttgatttaaattattattatatttaatatcttaatatttattctaataaaataatttaaacaacaatacataaaaataatttaggtTTATCCTATCGTGGATTATCAAATTATCTAACAAGTTTCtctaactattaaaaatacggtcaaattatttacatttttaactttttattataaattctgtatttgtcaaaaaataatcttttttttttaaaagttgtcGCACAAAATTtatggaatatatataattatatatataattacctGTAGCCAATTCGACGTTTCgtaatatcttttttcctGCCATTACTTCGTCTTCTCTGTTCTGCGGACCGTTACGTACTGAATAGAGGAGCCGTAAAGGAGCCTTTTCTCCACTCAAATGCTCCCAAAAGATCAAAACATACCAAACTTTtagttccgtttcacgcatgttGTGCATGATAAGAACACATCAGAAAGGATAATAGTACAGGGAAGTTAGactttttcgagaaaaaattgtaagaagcctcaaataaacgtgtaaaaaataagcctaattaacaattaaataacttttaaaatattaacgctgTCAAAAAGGggtaaaatgcatttaaaggtgcgatttttctttaaattaaaaaaaaaacgttgttCTAGGTTGTTCAGAAgtcgatataatttttattctttgaagAATCACTGTTGCTATAGTTAATATTAAGAGCTAAACTTTTGACAGCGtcttattaaatagttaaaatagCCTTTCCCAAAAATTTGAAGCTATTCATAAAGATTAACCACTCAACGTGTTAACAAAAGCAGTATCACTCGAGAGCGGCGGCCGCCGGCGCGCGCACGTCACTAGCGCCTGGCCAGGCAAGTGCGTAAAAAATTGATCTGGTGCGTTCAAATTACTTCTCAATCGTCAATATTTCGGGAACTAAGCGTCctaaaaagacattttttttttaactgggCTATTTCAACGAGACAAGATTAATGACCTAAactattttcttatatctctttaaataaacgttctaattaatttcctacttttttaaattatttatttcacgtgttaaatacgtataaataatttatatatctatggGGCGTGTGCATATACtctatgttattataatttaattttttaattacttttattgcaAGGAATacgtacgttttttttttttttttgcataatttagtACTAGAAAACTAGAAAACAACTTAATGTTGTTGCGCTTCTCGCGCGCcatttattcttttacttttttatttttattttataaatataaattaaattaaaataaattaaattataagttaatacagagagaaaaagaaaaaaaaataattcaaataaaaattcaatttaaaatattgcattttaatagTTCGCGTACTTTACATATTTGAcagaacataaattttattaaaaaaaagagaaaaagattagagagagagagagagagagagagagagagagagagagagagagagagagagagagagagtgagattGAGATAGATATCCCCAATcagcaaaacaatattaaaaaaatgtttttaataatatttaaaaaacattttaaaaaacatttccaaaaactttttttaacatttggtaaatgattttttaaatatctactaaacatatttacaacaaaagcaaaaaattgattgcattattaaataattttgataaattcaacgtaacctcaccaatctaataaatttctacgataattttataaagaggAGAAGACTAcccatgtttcagccaagccacagtacctgttagaacatgtttaatttttgcgcCTAAAAAAACGGTCACCTATCCAAGGCCAATATTCATACTCAAATCTTATTCAAGACCcatcttaagcacgatcttaagacttattttttaaattaaaaggatatttaaaattttatattggaaaagatatattaaaaatttttttaaatatttaaagaaaatacatatataaacaaacatCAGACATTATTGCATAATGTTACTTCCTATTTTATTACCTGATTTTGTTCTTATTTGTACAGAGACAAGGAGAGAGTTGTGGCACAggttcgagagagagagaaagaggtgCAGCGAGATAGAGTAGCAGTAGAAAGAAGATGTCTAGCGCGATGAGAGGAGCGGGAGCCGCGAGAGAGATCtttcttctccttctcctctagctctctcgtctctctcgctctctctctctctctgcgagtctctcttctctctctctcctctatCGCTctagatctctctctctctctctctctctctctctcctctctctctctctctctccttcctctctctcttctctctctctctctctatctctctctctctctctctctctctctctcttctctctctcttctctctctctctctctctgtctgattttcttttctttcgcgcacgcacgcacacacatgcaaacacatgcacgcacgcacgcacgcacacacacacgcacacacacacacacttactCACCCACTcactattttttacagtatgattatttaaatattgaatatttacgataaatctacttacataattataatattaattttatttctatatataaaaagaacatacattattatttcactAAGCTgctattattaacatataaaataacttaaacaAACATTCTACTTTtcgtgtaattattttgttccatCACCATACCAACTTCGATTCTATTCACAACACAGAGTTAATTGCGAAAGAAAgcgaataaaagaaagaaataaatatcatcAATAAGATATCTCGGTCTCTTATGCTTATTCTTCTTCTATTAATCGCCTCCCCGAATGATTCTTAATGTGTCTATTAACAGATTTAAACTCTaataacaatgaaatatttttagctttaatCAAtccaattgtaaataataatttagatcgctttgtttatcaaataaaaattattaattaggtCTTCGCAATATGTGTGCTGTATATGTAAGACAGTGTCACAggtttgaaataaaaacattattatttatttatgctgcatattttatattgaataacatacaataatttgtcattaataTGAACTTATACATCGTCAATGCCGTCGTTAATGATTGCCGTAAATAATTAACCGCTGCTCAACCCAATCGTTAAATTTGGATACCCTAGTATACACGGATGGCGCACCTGCACTACCACATGGAATAATACCCCAAGATACTATTCCAGTGAGCACTGGCTTTTGTCCTGGACGCTTAGAGATTAGAGGACCACCGGAATCACCCTAAAAGTAATTTGGTATATTAAATTGCTGCATTAGTAGATTAATATCACTTATTGAATTTACCgcgaataattaaaacttacgCTGCATGCGGAGATTCCACCTTTTAATGGACCAGTACAGACATTGGTTTCATGAACGGGAGAAGATCCAGTCAGGCGTACGACCGATTCGTGACAAGTAACACGATCGACGTATTCTTTCTGAACATGTTGAAGTTTATCTGGCATGTCTGGCAAAAAGCTAGTTGAGGTAGAGCCCCATCCACAAAGCCATGCTTCTCCCGTTGGATCACTTTCTGGTGATGCCAATTCGATGGGTTGTACTCTTTCATTGAGCTTCAATGGAGACTCAAGTTTAAGCAAACCAATGTCATATGGGCCAACGccactaaaaaaatagaaaatatatatttcagtatatttatgaaagtataatatatttattacaatccTTTAACGTacaattgtgtttaaattattattatataaaaaattgttaataaagaaataataaaaataatctacaGATCAATAGAAATGTTTATATGCAacatagtaaattttaaatttactttgtttattaaatgtttttaagaaTTCTTATATGTATTAAGTATTTGTAGGtactttg
This genomic stretch from Monomorium pharaonis isolate MP-MQ-018 chromosome 4, ASM1337386v2, whole genome shotgun sequence harbors:
- the LOC118645094 gene encoding trypsin-1-like, producing the protein MFFKAIVFFAILAVAVTERPRVGLQMPPILPPFKGLRPPMLPQVVGGDEAPEGGYPFIVSLQAFSQHFCAGSILNEGWIITAGHCVQAVPSADLITVKAGKHNVNAKENTEQVVQVVLGVVHSDYQGGVGPYDIGLLKLESPLKLNERVQPIELASPESDPTGEAWLCGWGSTSTSFLPDMPDKLQHVQKEYVDRVTCHESVVRLTGSSPVHETNVCTGPLKGGISACSGDSGGPLISKRPGQKPVLTGIVSWGIIPCGSAGAPSVYTRVSKFNDWVEQRLIIYGNH